The following is a genomic window from Calliphora vicina chromosome 5, idCalVici1.1, whole genome shotgun sequence.
aatgtattgttttttttattcgcgcgttgtttttgttttcacatagttttttttactaatacatactcactacttaggtttttgacaactgagttaggtctatgACGGCaaagtttccgatctatgtatatttatctatgttttgaagtgtttttcataaataattttaaaattgttttcagttcgtgtttctgaatttagaattttcttGTGATTTCTGTTAAGAGACCTgctgaataaataaattattgttctgttattttacagaaatattccaaaaataatataatgtttatttatttaataaagctCTTAAATCAAAAATCCAATAAGTTCTGTAATATTAACTTGATTTTACTGATCTTTATTCTCAAATTAAAGTTAGTTGGTTACGTTAAGCATTTCTTATTAATTTCGGGCTATATACCTACGTATTAAACCGGGCACTACCGATATTCccctttgaaaaatattaaattgcaacaaaCAAGTTTAACAACATAAGTacaaacaacaatatttttcaaagtatttataacaaaaacaaatcatttaGATTAATTGTAATCTTGCCAAGGTCAAGCTCATctctaaaattaataattataaacaaaattgtgtaaaactaaataaataaacagaaataaaataaaattatattaaatttcctGGCACGAGTAGAATCAGTCCGGCAGGTACATAAAAATAACAGGTAGCTGAAGAATTCAAGGGACAGGGTAGGAGGCAAGAATTGTGAGTAggtgttgttttctttttttgttgggtACTAATGTttgtttaaggttttttatttgtattaactAGCCAAAGAAACGTAGGTTTATTAATATacaatagaagaaaaaaataaaataaaaagaaaattaaacagtTTTTCCTTGTAGGAAATAAAACATCGAGCTAAACTGCCACctgttaaattttcaatattgacgTAGTTACTTTGTACTACACACGTCTACCAAAAAAACTCCCTAAATTTTCCATTCACTTgtataaatcataaaaaatttgttttccactTACAGTTTTTGGCCTAACATTTGGCATTAGAAATGGAAATCGTCCCACTTCATGTTTCTGCTCTGTCTGCAATTGCAAATTGTAGATACTGTTGTATTCGTCGTCATCTATGATTCCATATGTTAATTTTAGCCAAACAATAAGTACAATCGTTAACACTTGTAGCCTCTTTAAAGCCATCCCTGAGTaaacttttaacattttttttgctactGTATTGATTAAAAcacttttcttattttatttgtttgtttatttctttaatttattctgtctgatttctttttaaatctaaaacaataacaaaatgtattgGGGTTTTTTTCTAGTCggtgctttttttttaaatgttgttaaaaatttacttctacttaaaaaaaaatgtatttattgttcTTGTTGTGTGTGCGCCAAAAATGATAATGACGATGTTCACATCTCTGGGAACACAGTGAGAAAATGAAATCTCTTGAGAGAACTATATGAGATTTGAAACactgttgtttatttttgttattttttttccacacagacagaaaaaaatcaatatggCTGACGTACACAGTAAAATGTAATGAAACAGCTGTTCAACACTAACGGTATGTGGGTTGGGTTGATAAATTACGatacacaaacaaatttatccGTTTCCGTTAAGGAATTTTCctgtttgaaatgttgaaagaatttgaaataaacaaaGGAATTAATATGAACCTGTAtagtacatttttaaacatctaaATTACTTAAATTGATTTGTtgcgtttatttttaaaagaaaatttaaaaaaaaattacaaattcaaaTTCATAGAGATTAAAACTGAATTCGCATATGTTCACAAAgtcagaaacaaaaaaaaaaatattaaaaatttacataaaacaattttaaatttgtattgaaaagcTGGACAATTTTGAAGCATTTTGCGATAATTCTAACATTAGTCACATTGAAATATTGCCCCAGGTTACGCAGAAATTGTCGTTTGAACTGTTGGCTCCAAAAACCTCTCCTCACTTTAAATGTGTCCGAcggtgaaaaataaattttgtgaaaaaaaaataaatgtcgtggttttttgcttatatctcagccatttgtgtgccGAGTTTAAATAGCAACTTTAGTTGGACGAGATATTATCGAAGAccgggttaaaaaaaaaacaaatgtttcgGTTCAAGTGAAATTTGTATATCACAACAAAGTAAGTACAAAGAATATTCgactgtgtcgaatcttatataccctataacaaattatacaaaattgaaaaataaaattttttaatatttttttttttttttttttaatttataagtgAATTTTGTGAcaagaaaattttttggtgacaaaaaaaaaatcgggttagaaaatatttttcccaattttgacccattgtaggtccgacttactatggcgctatatacatcgttacaaaggactttgaaatatttatcattaatcatccatattgtctatattaatgacttagtaatccagatatagatcagaaATAGGCAAAAAATCGAGTTGTCAAGGTGTTTTCCTTAtatcatttgtggaccgattttctcaattttaaatagcaaccgaaccgggtctatagcggatatattgatgtatgaatctgtatgtaagttatttgggggctacggaaagttgatttcaacatacagactgacaggcggacatggctaaaTCGACTATAACGATtccgaatatacatatatacatgacaaacttatttataccctttccacaaatataaattatatcgGCGAGACTATTTTCGAATTGGCGTGGcttaaaatttgcaaatattttttccgatatctcggatattatattatatacacAATATTTCCAGGAAGTATAGCGCAATTAATAAActtgtagaaaatcttgaaaaaaaactttataatataTAGACAAAGGTAATGTAAAACCAAAATGTGAAGTATTTAATGTATAATGCGACTCTGTATGACCTTAAATGGAGatatctgattttttttaataaaaaaagactaAAGGCAAGCTAATAACATCGAGGTGtaataatgtacatatgtattttaaaaaaagtcaaactcaatttttcacttttatatCAGCGATGGAAAATTTTTACCGATAAATTCTACacaagaaaattaattatttcggttttttttctttaattttatatttattaaataaatatacaactttgtgttttttatataaattaatgttgaattttctataaatattaaaaaaaaaaataataaatttgcaaccaatttttttttttaaatattttaatttttttgttgattttctatacaatttgtaaaatttttttttagcaaataagTCGTTTCGTAGTatgagttttaaataaatatcatttGTTCGTTATTAAGTTTACAATGAGAGTTTCTTGAGATGCTTCCTTGTTTTTAGAAGATGATGAAAATGGTGTTGTTGAATCTAAATAAATAATGCATTTTTTAATAGGTGGTAAATAATTCCTCTTGTATGCTGTTGGATCTTAAGAGCTGAGAGGGGGTGGGACCACCTTCAAAGTTTATTTTAGGAGCTGCTTTGGAAGACTTTTGATTGTGATAGTCATCGGAGAATTCCTGAAACAGAGAAACagacaatttttattaatatccaCAAgggttaaatgttaaaaatgtgttaaaccTACCTTGAGACGATTGCCTAAGAAGTGAGCTCTTTCACGTTTCTTGACCATATAATCGGAAGCCATAAGCCATCTGTGCTCTTGACAGTCATCGGTGTATGGACGTTTTCTATTgaaagcaaataaaattaaaatgaatttttgtttaaaggaAACAGAGGATAATAATTAACTTACTGTGGATGACGTTTGAACAAGAACATTATAAATCTTGTGGCTTCGGGTGTTACTTCACTGAAGAGATTTTCAAATCTGTAACGTACATAGGTAATATTCTGCTTGGTTTCGTATTCGTCGGCACCGCGGAATGGGCTTGTGCCCGACAACAACAAATAGGTTAAAACACCTACTGACCAAATATCCGATTGTGGGAATACCGGTTCCTCCATTACCATTTCTGGAGCTTGGAAATCTAACATGCCACATGGTCTAACTTGTACACCCAATTTGTTGACCTTCTTGGTGCAACCGAAATCAATCAATTTGATTTGTATAGAACGGACGGAGGCCATCACAACGTTGTCGGGTTGAATGTTCAAGTGACAGAAACCACGCCAGTGCAAGTATTGCAAAGCATCCAAGAGTTGTACAACAACTGTGGCGACCATTTGTTCGGTGTATTGATGGCGACTGCTGAAATAGGTCAAAACATCGGCACCTTGCAGTTTCTCCATGATAAAGATGGCAATTGGAACATTAAGAGGTTTGTAGGCGGCAAACAAAGCAGGAATACGTTCGTGTCTTAATGTCTTGAAGTTATCAAATTCAGCAACAATATCCTCCTCGTTCTCCTCGCTGACTTCGAAGATCTTGGCCACTACAACGGCATCGGATGATTTTTGAATGCCCTTAACAATGGTGCTGAATTCACCACGAGCAATTTCCGAAATGAAACTATATTTCTCGTTGACCGAATGATCGGTAACCCAGTTGGGAGGTTCGCGTTCACAGTGGTAATCGGTGTGAACGCGTTCTTCTTCGGGCAAAACAACATGACCATTTTCGGTCAATTGTTGCAAATGTTTCATGGCTTTGGTAATATGAATTTTGGCAGCATCCATGCCGCTGGTGGCACCAGTAATAGGAATGCCCATTTCACTCCAGCCAATGCGATTTCTAGAAGCCAATCTAAATTGGTATTGGGTATTTGGTTGTAGATCGTGAACCAAGTAGAATTCGTGATCAATGTTGTCGGCAATGTTAATCCATGCATCACCATTTAAGCGTTTGTATTCCAAGCTATAACACAACACTGAAGTGTGACCATCATCACGAGGTTGTTTCCAACGCAACAAGATTTCACTGCTACTGGCAGCCGAAATTTCGGGAGAGTCAGGAGCATCGGGCAAAGTAGCGATCACTACACGACATCTGGCTACAGTTTGGCCAACCTTGTTACGGGCCACAGCCTTGTAGACACCGACATCGAATTGCATGGCAGGCTCTAAACGTAAAATGGAACGTCCATCTTCATCGGTGTGGAATTTAATACGATTGCTCTCATTTAGAACCATATCATTCTTGAACCACTGAATAGCGGGTTTGGGGTCACCAACGGCGAAGCAATGAATGTGGGCGGGTTGACCTTCAGTAATGGCTAATGCTTGAGGCTTTTCTCTGAAGAAGGGAGGATAACCCTCACGTCTGCATTCAATCATTGCTTCGGCCTCGGTGTATTCATCCAAGCGAGGGCCCAATTCGGTACGTAATCTGCGAATGGTGCAAGAGTCCTGAGCAGTGTACATGCTGATACGGCTGCGAGTACGTTCATCATCGATTTCTTCATCCATAATGTCGGTGAAACGACGACGTTCACGAATAATGGGCAAAGACCAATCCAAGCTTTCGTTCATGGCAAATGAAGGCGATCTTCTGTGGGCTACCTTCATGTATTCACGCAAACGTACGGGGAAGTTTACGTCACGCAATTGCAACAAGTATGTATCAGGGCCATATTGGTAACTAAATAAAAGAGAGACAAATTCAGTTACCTgagcaaatgaaaaaagtttccAAATACTTACTGGCTCTCGGATTGTATAATGCCTAATTCATATTCAGGAtgtaaatatttcgaataggtTTCAACACGCTTGGTGCGAATTCTGGGTTCGGGTAGGGGCTCCGGTGTTGACTCGGGAGTATAAACCAAGCCTGGAGGATAAACCATCTTTGAGGGATGTGTCCAACAACCACTCAAACGTCTACGTCTGAAGTAGTGCTTGCACGAGGCATTGGCATACCAATCTCTATAGTCGTTGTAATAGTTTCTCAAATGATCAGTACTGATGCGATATTCATCGTCAGACACGCGTCTATCCAACATAAAGAACCAAGGATGTCTCAAGGCTGTCTTTACATCCATACGTTCTTCGGGGCTGTAAACCAAGAGGCGTTTGATGAAATCGCGACCTTCATCGGTGATATGGGTCCAAATGGAATCGCTAAAGTCCCAATGACCTTCCTTAATTCTTTGCAAAGTTTCGCGATCATTAGCACCACGGAATGGATTGTGACCGGAAAGTAAAACATAAGTGATGACACCAACGCTCCACATATCGTGAGCAAAACCAACACCCTCTTTGTTCACCACTTCGGGTGAGACATATTCGGGCATGCCGTAGTCAAGAGTAGTCAATGTATGAGTATGGATGCGACGAGTTAAACCGAAATCGGAGATTTTCAAGAAATCACCACCCACAACAGAAATCAAAAGATCTTTgatctgaaaaaatttttaaatttaaaatgctaAATATTTGCTTTGTATATTAGTAGAAAGTCCTAAGAAACTTACTGTCAAACCCATATGGCCTAAGCCAGCATCGTGCATATGCTCCAAACCCCACAAAACTTGTCTTACATAGCAGGCAATATCACGTTCCCTAAAGTAATCTCTCTTCAACAAATTATCCCTGACCAATTCACCACCAGCTGCCAACTCCAAAATCAAGGTGACATTGCGATCAGTTTCGTAGGCATCATGTAGACGTATCAGATTTCTATGGTTCATGATGTTCATCATTTCCATTTCATTGAGCATGAATGGCCTGATCTCTGGCTTGCCATACATGATCTTGCCAGCATAACTGTCGCCGGTAGCACGTTCCACAGCATGATAAGTAATGCCCTGAGTTCCACGACCCAATTCATCACCGAAATCATATTTGTCTTCATAGCGGAATTGCTTGGTACGCACATATGGGTGTCTGCCATAGGTCTTGTATATATATTGATCCTCATTATCCTCGATATGGACCATGACCGAAGAACTAACCGATCCGGCCACATTGCGGGCACTAATCGAATAGAGACCGGCATCCTTAATGATGGTATCGCTGAGCGACAAAATGTAAACATGGGGTTCAATGTGACGAATCTTAATGCGAGTGGCATCAGCCAATGGTAGCCAGTCCTTATACCAACGAATCTCTGGTACTGGTACACCTACAACATGAGCCTCAATACGACCATTTTTACGGGCCATGATAAAGGTTTCATCTGGGCGTTTAGTAAAGCGGGGGTATTCAGCAATTTCCAAACGTACACGTTGTCTGGCTTCACCATGCTCATTGCTGGCCACAGCCTCATACCAACCTACATCACGATCCAACATTCTACAGCGACAAAGTACAATTAATaatgaatgaattaaattggcccattaattataataaagaaagaaaatctTACTTGTTGACAAACAAAGTGGCTTGACCGTTACGAGTGTAACTGAAGTCAAATCTGCCGCCAGGTTCAATTAGCATATCATCAAAGTAATAGGTCATCTTGGGTTTAGGATAACCATATACGAACCACATCAATTCGGTATTGTGGCCCTTTACACCATAAGTAACGTCTTTTTCGCGACGCAAGAATCTGAATGTGGGAAAATATATTATAGCTAGATGTAAATGGAATTTGTTTGCAAATTTAGACTTACTGAGGAGCTTGAGCCATACCATCGTGAGGAGGACATTCAATATCAAAGTCCTTAGGGAAGTAGGGTGAAGTTTCAGGCCTGAAATCGACACCTGGAGCCAAGTATGTGTATGTCCTTGGTGGATCAGGCACCAATTTGGATCTGGCAATAAAatcaatacaaaatatattaaagttcATACTTTAAAGTTCTCATTTGTTCTTACCTGTGGGTTTGAATATAAGGGCTGGGATCACTAACACCAAACTTATTGTCTACACGCACTCTAAATCTGTAATCTCTGAAAGGTTCCAAGTCCTTGACGTTGCAGGAACAGTTACGAATACCAGTACGAATAGTACGCCATTCTCCATCGGGAAGATCCATCATTTCAACTTGATAGGTAATTGGATAGCGGGGCATTGAAGGTACTGAAGGCTTCCATCCCAAATGCAAATTGCGATCGGTCATCTTTAAAATGTAAGGAGCTTCGGATAGTGGGTTTGGAGCACCGGTATGCTTGTATTTCTTGAAATCACTATATTGATCACCCAAAGGAACCTGAGAAGGACTGTCGAatgctgaaaaatttaaacatgtgTGAAAATTGTCCCACATAATAACATCCCACAAACTTACTATCGAACAACAATTCAGCTTCGCATTGTTCATCGCCATGAGGATTGAATATGCGACAGGTGTAACGACCCACATCATTTTCATCGGCATCCTTAATGGACAGACGCATTAAACCATTAGCTTCCGTTTCCATATGAATCTTATCTGTTGGGAAGATTTTCTGTCCATTCTTGAACCATTCAACTTCGGGTTTTGGATAACCAGTAGCCATGGCTGTAAATTTGGCCGCCATTCCCAAATAAATATCGCAATCACCAATTTTCTTGAGGAATACTGGTGGCTCAGAGCGAACATGTTTTTTGCTATACGAAATAATGGGCTTTAAATGATTGAACTCATTGAATTCATGATGTTTACTTACATTTCGTTAACAATATCCAAACGGCCTTGGGTAATGTCCTTGCCCTCCCTGTTGGTGGCAATGCACTTGTAGGTGCCCTTATCACGATCTCCACAGTCGCGAACTGTTAAAGTGTGATGATCACCATCATTCTTCATGTAGTACTTATCGCCATCCTCAATGGGTTTGTCATTGAAATACCACTGTAGATCGGGATAAGGTACGCCAGAAACAGATACAGAAATCTTGGCATCTCCACCATAAACCTGTTGTTGATCGGTAATCTTCTGGGTGAAATTGGGTTTCTTGTAGATTTTGCTAACGTTGGCATTACACTTGGAAGTATCTTCGCCCAAGGGATTGGCCAGCAGACAAGTGTAGACACCAGAATCGGCAGTTTCGGCTGGGTTGATAATCAAACCCACATGTTTGCCATCACAAGTCATCAGAGTACGTTCATCGGGTGTAATTGGTACACCATCCTTGCTCCAAATGGTCTCGGGCATGGGATTACCAACGAACGGAGCTGATAACACCAGTTGTTGACCCTCATCCGCGCTAACATCACGCAATGATGACACAAAACTGGGTGCCTCTTCGGCAGCATTTTCATCGGTTACTGGGGCTACATACAATTTTGCTTTGGAAGCAGCAGAGCCCTTGTCATTGGTGGCAATAACTTCGTATAGACCAGAGTCGGCGGGAGTTGGCTTTTCGATGATCATGCTGTAGGTATTATCGGGATTTTGTATCAAAGTACAGTGTTTATTTTGAGGCAAGAGTTCTTGACCGTTGTGGAACCATTTAACATCAGGCATAGGATTGGCCACAACCTTGACGTCCATTTTAACAGGGAAACCTTCAATGCTCTTGGCATCTTGCAATTCAGCCACAAATTCTGGCTTCGTTTCTTTGGGTACCACTTGAATTTTGGCCACACCCTTGACTTCACCACCGGGATTGCTGATGACACACTTGTAGATACCAGCATCATGGGGAGTACAGCAATCAATACTGCAGAGGTAAAATGTAACAATAATAATTGAAACAATTGTAAagtaacaaccaaaaaaatagaaacttACGCAATACCAATCTGGCCATTGGGACTGTTTATAAAGTTGATGGCTTCACTGGGTCTCAGCAGAACTTCATCCTTGAACCACTTGATTTCGGGAGCGGGGAAACCGTTTACAACAGCCTCCAACTTCAAAGGTTCACCGACAGTAATCTTCTTATCACCGATGGGTTTAACAAATGTTGGTTCCAAAGGTTCGGCTGCCACAAGAAAATACGCGTTAAAATTGAATGTGAGAAATTGTGTAGAAATACTTACGATTAACAGCAACTGCACACAAAGCCACTTTCTTGCCGTGTTCGTTGGTGACAGCCAATTTATAGGCTCCGGAATCATTGGGTTCACACTCTTCGATCTCCAATTTAAGAAGACCCTGAGGTGTAGTAGTGATTTTAATgctaattaaaatgtttaaattagaaaatatatcaaaaactcttgtattttaaataactcACTGTTCGCTTGGTTTAACTTCTTCGTTATCCTTGAACCATTGTACAACGGGCAAAGGACTGGCATCCACTACACATTGTAGAGTAAGTGGCTTGCCTTCAGTAACCTCTTGAGTGGGTTCCAAGTTCTTGACAAATATGGGAGCCAACTCCAACATGGTGAGTTTGAAGGGAGCTTCAGTCTTACCGATATCATTAACACCTACCGCTGCATACTAAATAGGAACAACAGAAAGCATATTTAATTAGACTACGGTCTTGGAAAACATTTAAGCTTAATCCAGTCTTACCTTGGCAATATCATTCAAACGGAAGTGAACAACTTCTAGTTCACTGGCAATTTGATCGTTGGAAATAACATTGTGGGCCACACGATATATTTTCTCTTCGGTAAGCTTATCAGTGGCATTGATATCAATGGGTTTGCCATCTTTAAGCCATTCAACTTTGGGCAAGGGAACACCATGTACCACAACCTTGGTTAAAGCGGCATGATAATCATGTATAACTTGATCTTCGGGCGGTGTAATGAATGTGGGTTTCTCAACTGAAAATAATAGACAGATAATTTCGAATTCTTATTTACGTTCTTAGTCAGACATACCATGGACATTGAGTTTAAAGTCCTGGGTAGTAGTGCCTTCATTGTTGACAGCAGTCAAAGTGTAAGTGCCA
Proteins encoded in this region:
- the Obsc gene encoding obscurin isoform X5, with product MNSYRLDIKNCSERDTGAYTAKATTGAEVTTCTAQLVVGQSAEHDESKTNVAPIFLVSLKDAEMLENTMFRFLIKIMGDPKPKVEFFKDNQEILDSDIRRHIVREKDYLGYYELVINEVTKDDAGIYQCKASNKFGDAFCEATVTTAEDKNPFGSLAGQILPPGEKAVFQWKRNGAPFDPEERFKVLFGDDEDSLALVFQHVKPEDAGIYTCVAQTTTGNISCSAELSVQGAIQTLNREPEKPTLVIEHREANTHVGGTAILELQCKGFPKPAVQVKHEGEIIQVDERHKFLYEDDETMSLLIKNATTEDAGIYTIHAMNELGEDTSEISLVVKAPPKIKKVKDITCHVSETVKIEVEVEGYPKPILNLTNNGKDITCEKNIKISEVSIGKSTEKVVIEIVDIKLSQSGNFSLRATNDLSQTSEYWNCTVHSKPVFVKQLEEEYVHGEKETVIMTCRIDAFPEAKLVWYQEGKEINMQNHKYSVSCDGNAYTLKITGVTRVDAGEYSVKADNEHGSATSKTNLLIKCTPEVNSSLKNITVTEGDTNVMLNIGIDAYPKPSVKWYIDGIEIDEKRNEFRRQEEGHDYKLIMKEVSVAMQGTYSAVIMNDYGKIQNECIVTVQCKPKIKKQLKDTELEEGKTLTLETDIYAEPEATVKWFKNGQECSADARLKINHDSKRYEEYSMTLNLCKPEDSGTYEVRAKNLVGESVSKCQVNILTKPEIDHVDIFEKHSFESVPLKFEVIAHGIPKPEAIWYKDGKEIKPDDNTAIIVDGQKYRLEKKYLKLEDAGTYKVVIKNKVGEKTHQGVLTLSGIAEYRKPIVKKGLADISTYKGKPLSLPIVFTADPEPKIVWLKDGKPIQSNDHVKLSVVKKDLEHGLVEYACTLNIDKTEHADNGRYELQIENKFGQANISCFADVLSKPEIIGLKDQGCMPGQTVCFDVVVQANPKPKVTWSRGNENLCNNENCEVIADVEADKYRLVFQTVAAADAGTYTLTAVNNEGTTTQDFKLNVHVEKPTFITPPEDQVIHDYHAALTKVVVHGVPLPKVEWLKDGKPIDINATDKLTEEKIYRVAHNVISNDQIASELEVVHFRLNDIAKYAAVGVNDIGKTEAPFKLTMLELAPIFVKNLEPTQEVTEGKPLTLQCVVDASPLPVVQWFKDNEEVKPSEHIKITTTPQGLLKLEIEECEPNDSGAYKLAVTNEHGKKVALCAVAVNPEPLEPTFVKPIGDKKITVGEPLKLEAVVNGFPAPEIKWFKDEVLLRPSEAINFINSPNGQIGIAIDCCTPHDAGIYKCVISNPGGEVKGVAKIQVVPKETKPEFVAELQDAKSIEGFPVKMDVKVVANPMPDVKWFHNGQELLPQNKHCTLIQNPDNTYSMIIEKPTPADSGLYEVIATNDKGSAASKAKLYVAPVTDENAAEEAPSFVSSLRDVSADEGQQLVLSAPFVGNPMPETIWSKDGVPITPDERTLMTCDGKHVGLIINPAETADSGVYTCLLANPLGEDTSKCNANVSKIYKKPNFTQKITDQQQVYGGDAKISVSVSGVPYPDLQWYFNDKPIEDGDKYYMKNDGDHHTLTVRDCGDRDKGTYKCIATNREGKDITQGRLDIVNEIKKHVRSEPPVFLKKIGDCDIYLGMAAKFTAMATGYPKPEVEWFKNGQKIFPTDKIHMETEANGLMRLSIKDADENDVGRYTCRIFNPHGDEQCEAELLFDTFDSPSQVPLGDQYSDFKKYKHTGAPNPLSEAPYILKMTDRNLHLGWKPSVPSMPRYPITYQVEMMDLPDGEWRTIRTGIRNCSCNVKDLEPFRDYRFRVRVDNKFGVSDPSPYIQTHRSKLVPDPPRTYTYLAPGVDFRPETSPYFPKDFDIECPPHDGMAQAPQFLRREKDVTYGVKGHNTELMWFVYGYPKPKMTYYFDDMLIEPGGRFDFSYTRNGQATLFVNKMLDRDVGWYEAVASNEHGEARQRVRLEIAEYPRFTKRPDETFIMARKNGRIEAHVVGVPVPEIRWYKDWLPLADATRIKIRHIEPHVYILSLSDTIIKDAGLYSISARNVAGSVSSSVMVHIEDNEDQYIYKTYGRHPYVRTKQFRYEDKYDFGDELGRGTQGITYHAVERATGDSYAGKIMYGKPEIRPFMLNEMEMMNIMNHRNLIRLHDAYETDRNVTLILELAAGGELVRDNLLKRDYFRERDIACYVRQVLWGLEHMHDAGLGHMGLTIKDLLISVVGGDFLKISDFGLTRRIHTHTLTTLDYGMPEYVSPEVVNKEGVGFAHDMWSVGVITYVLLSGHNPFRGANDRETLQRIKEGHWDFSDSIWTHITDEGRDFIKRLLVYSPEERMDVKTALRHPWFFMLDRRVSDDEYRISTDHLRNYYNDYRDWYANASCKHYFRRRRLSGCWTHPSKMVYPPGLVYTPESTPEPLPEPRIRTKRVETYSKYLHPEYELGIIQSESHYQYGPDTYLLQLRDVNFPVRLREYMKVAHRRSPSFAMNESLDWSLPIIRERRRFTDIMDEEIDDERTRSRISMYTAQDSCTIRRLRTELGPRLDEYTEAEAMIECRREGYPPFFREKPQALAITEGQPAHIHCFAVGDPKPAIQWFKNDMVLNESNRIKFHTDEDGRSILRLEPAMQFDVGVYKAVARNKVGQTVARCRVVIATLPDAPDSPEISAASSSEILLRWKQPRDDGHTSVLCYSLEYKRLNGDAWINIADNIDHEFYLVHDLQPNTQYQFRLASRNRIGWSEMGIPITGATSGMDAAKIHITKAMKHLQQLTENGHVVLPEEERVHTDYHCEREPPNWVTDHSVNEKYSFISEIARGEFSTIVKGIQKSSDAVVVAKIFEVSEENEEDIVAEFDNFKTLRHERIPALFAAYKPLNVPIAIFIMEKLQGADVLTYFSSRHQYTEQMVATVVVQLLDALQYLHWRGFCHLNIQPDNVVMASVRSIQIKLIDFGCTKKVNKLGVQVRPCGMLDFQAPEMVMEEPVFPQSDIWSVGVLTYLLLSGTSPFRGADEYETKQNITYVRYRFENLFSEVTPEATRFIMFLFKRHPQKRPYTDDCQEHRWLMASDYMVKKRERAHFLGNRLKEFSDDYHNQKSSKAAPKINFEGGPTPSQLLRSNSIQEELFTTY